GGCCTCCCCCACCCTGCGGCCCTGGTGCATCCTGCCacggcagaggaggaaggggcgaagggagctggctgggctgagcGCGGTGGGCGCTGGCTGGAGGAAGTACCTGAAAGGTGTCCTGCCGGCGCTGCTGCTGGTGGGCCCCCAGgacgaggagactgagcagaaacgtggcggagctgagcaggagcagcagggtgtaGCCCCAGGGCGGGAGGTTCAGGGCCGAGTCCCCAAAGACCAGCACACAGTCCAGGGTGATGGCCGAGCCCACCAGGACACCGAGGGCCCAAGCCACAGCGGCTCCGGGTCTGCACCCACCCAGGAAGCGGAGGTAGGGCCTCAGGGCTGATCGCAGCTGCCCGGGCTCAGGTGaagcctgctctgtgccctcagGGCTGTCTGGGTCCTGAGAACCGGATGGGGCCTTTCGGAAGCGTATAATGATAATGCTGGTGGGCAAAACAGTACATTCCAGCAGCGTCCCAATGGAGAGGAAGTGTACCAGTGCCTTGAAGTCCAGCAGCAGTGCCAGGAAAGCCATGAGGACCCCAAGCACCATGATGCCCACCACAGGCACCTGGGTCCGGGGGTGCACGTGGGCAAACACCTGGAATAAGAGCCCGTCGGCAGCCATGGCACAGACCATGCGTTGCAAGAACAAGAAGATGTTGAGCAGGACAGTGTTGATGGCTGCGGCAGAGGTTGGAGAGACATCAGCATGGTGGACAGGCCCACCTGGGGCTACAGCTGAGGCCAGGGCATGGGTAGCCCCTTGGGATCATGGGCATGAGTTTGCCTGGGCTCTCAGAGTGAGGCCGAGTGTATGTGGGTGCTGGATTGTTCCCCCTCACCACCCAGGAAGGGGAC
Above is a genomic segment from Equus quagga isolate Etosha38 unplaced genomic scaffold, UCLA_HA_Equagga_1.0 111375_RagTag, whole genome shotgun sequence containing:
- the LOC124232753 gene encoding cationic amino acid transporter 4-like, producing the protein MVCAMAADGLLFQVFAHVHPRTQVPVVGIMVLGVLMAFLALLLDFKALVHFLSIGTLLECTVLPTSIIIIRFRKAPSGSQDPDSPEGTEQASPEPGQLRSALRPYLRFLGGCRPGAAVAWALGVLVGSAITLDCVLVFGDSALNLPPWGYTLLLLLSSATFLLSLLVLGAHQQQRRQDTFQVPMVPLIPAVSILLNVFLMLHLSYLTWLGLSICLLLGLAVYFGYGIWHSKENQRKRPGLAVPLGSLEEMVPALQPPSQTPAQEPSHTEQPSSP